Proteins encoded in a region of the Planococcus citri chromosome 1, ihPlaCitr1.1, whole genome shotgun sequence genome:
- the LOC135847710 gene encoding fatty acid synthase-like, with amino-acid sequence MKEMSNLDDVVISGISGVFPKSENVEEFKNNLLAGNDMISSTFERHNKKGLNVGLLKTIDQFDYSFFRMNNSHAKSMTFSAKILLEKTFEAILDAGYNPQEIKGKNIAVIGGVWDLNDEGDPAKDKKPETYTEFGGKMVFMLMNRISQWLDVHGPSYSVNTACSSSIYAIDDAIKAIQRGQCEGAIVCSSNFCLAPMEYSTSTPFLSPDGTSAPFDADANGYVRAEAVVVVFLQKRKHARRIYSTIIHSSTNSDGFQVNGTGFPSTKAQINLYQQFYQEINLDPRKISYIEAHGTGTRAGDTAEGTSIDEFFCTNRTSPLKVGSVKSNMGHAEAAAALCSIIKLIIAFETGTIPANLRYNKPNLDIKGFSNGHLEVVTKPIPSEGDYFALSSFGLGGANGHIVLQPHKKVQNKQRSSIDENIHWLVTASGRTEEAVDCILNSVEKNRNAEYIRLLHEIFKYGIQGHPYRGYIILQKNNLPKVSKKFFSGEERPIWFVFSGLGSQWPAMGKLLMEIPIFAQSIRKSHDALRSKDLDVIKIISNDDPQILDNILNIFVGITAIQIALVDVLSQMNIKPDGIIGHSVGEVACGYADGCLTAEQTILAAYYRGLVLMENGSINGTMAAVGESSQYGTEF; translated from the exons atgaaagaaatgagTAATTTAGACGATGTTGTTATTTCTGGCATTTCTGGCGTgtttccaaaaagtgaaaatgtggAAGAATTCAAGAATAATTTATTGGCTGGAAATGATAtgatttcatcaacttttgagAGACACAACAAAAAAG GGTTGAACGTTGGTTTATTAAAAACAATCGATCAATTcgattattctttttttcgCATGAATAATAGTCATGCCAAAAGCATGACATTTTCGGCGAAAATATTGCTCGAAAAAACCTTCGAAGCGATTCTTGACGCAG gtTACAATCCTCAAGAAATAAAAGGGAAAAACATCGCTGTTATTGGTGGCGTGTGGGATCTCAATGACGAAGGGGATCCAGCTAAGGATAAGAAACCTGAAACGTATACCGAATTCGGAGGCAAAATGGTATTCATGTTGATGAACAGAATTTCACAATGGTTGGATGTTCATG GACCAAGCTACTCCGTAAACACGGCTTGCTCATCTTCAATATACGCCATTGATGACGCAATTAAAGCCATTCAACGAGGACAATGCGAAGGAGCAATCGTATgcagttcaaatttttgcttagCCCCCATGGAATACTCGACCTCTACCCCATTTCTCAGCCCAGATGGGACAAGTGCGCCTTTTGATGCAGatg CAAACGGTTATGTGAGAGCTGAAGCAGTAGTcgtagtttttttgcaaaaaagaaaacatgcgaGACGGATTTACTCAACCATCATTCATTCATCAACCAATTCCGACGGATTTCAAGTTAATGGAACAGGTTTTCCATCAACCAAAGCACAAATAAATCTatatcaacaattttaccaagaaattaacCTGGATCCCCGAAAGATTTCTTATATCGAAGCTCATGGTACTGGAACTCGG GCAGGAGATACTGCGGAAGGAACATCCATAGatgaatttttctgtacaaatCGTACGTCTCCATTAAAGGTGGGATCAGTCAAGTCGAACATGGGACATGCTGAGGCGGCAGCAGCCTTATGCAGCATAATCAAATTGATCATAGCTTTCGAGACTGGAACGATTCCTGCGAATCTACGATACAATAAACCAAATCTCGACATTAAGGGTTTCAGTAATGGACATCTTGAG gtcGTTACAAAACCAATTCCCTCGGAGGGGGATTACTTTGCGTTAAGTTCTTTCGGACTTGGTGGAGCTAATGGTCATATTGTCCTACAACCTCAtaaaaaagtccaaaataaACAACGTTCATCGATCGATGAAAATATACATTGGCTAGTTACAGCATCTGGAAGAACAGAGGAAGCAGTTGACTGCATTTTGAATTCT GTTGAGAAAAATAGAAACGCCGAATACATTCGATTattgcatgaaattttcaaatacggaATTCAAGGTCATCCATATAGAGGATACATAATTctgcagaaaaataatttacccAAAGTGTCTAAAAAA TTCTTTTCTGGTGAAGAACGGCCAATATGGTTTGTTTTTAGTGGTCTAGGATCGCAATGGCCTGCAATGGGAAAATTGTTAATGGAAATCCCAATTTTCGCCCAGTCTATACGTAAAAGCCACGATGCGCTACGATCAAAGGATCTTGAtgtaataaaaatcatttcaaacgACGATCCTCAAATACTCGACAATATTCTAAACATATTTGTAGGAATAACAGCTATTCAG ATTGCTTTAGTGGACGTATTGAGTCAAATGAATATAAAACCAGATGGAATCATCGGTCATTCAGTAGGAGAAGTAGCATGTGGATATGCCGACGGTTGTCTGACAGCCGAACAAACGATTTTAGCAGCTTATTACAGGGGTTTGgttttgatggaaaatggtTCCATCAACGGAACAATGGCAGCTGTTG GTGAAAGCTCGCAGTATGGTACCGAGTTCTAA